In Nocardioides sp. JQ2195, a genomic segment contains:
- a CDS encoding DUF4446 family protein translates to MEIALACLAIVLAAIALVVSLANARGGGRRRGDGVDALPEDVHGLRQEVAALRREAADALKHLAVVRYDAFGDMGGHLSWSVALLDDGGNGVTITSIHGRSEARTYAKSISAWKCEQQLSPEEEEAISHARG, encoded by the coding sequence ATGGAGATTGCCCTTGCCTGTCTGGCGATTGTGCTGGCCGCGATCGCACTCGTCGTCTCGCTGGCCAACGCTCGCGGAGGTGGCCGACGTCGGGGTGACGGCGTCGATGCCCTGCCCGAGGACGTGCACGGGTTGCGCCAGGAGGTGGCGGCCCTGCGTCGCGAGGCAGCCGACGCCCTCAAGCACCTGGCCGTGGTGCGCTACGACGCCTTCGGCGACATGGGCGGGCACCTCAGCTGGTCGGTCGCGCTGCTCGACGACGGCGGCAACGGCGTGACGATCACCTCGATCCACGGCCGGAGCGAGGCGCGCACCTATGCCAAGAGCATCAGTGCCTGGAAGTGCGAGCAGCAGCTGTCCCCGGAGGAGGAGGAAGCGATCTCCCACGCTCGCGGCTGA
- a CDS encoding glycerophosphodiester phosphodiesterase family protein produces the protein MQVVAHRGASHEIAEHTLGAYLAAIETGADGLECDVRLTADGHLVCVHDRNLVRTASNKGVISTMDLDELDAFDFSSWKKPWSDLDDEAPDMDPELGKVLTMRKLLETVAGADRRIEVAIETKHPTRFGGLVERRLIQLLDEFGWTGGDSPVRVMSFSFTALQRVERLAPELPIVQLVDKAHHWPMLRRVIPRDWIVGPGIGELIDHPGLGRRLREAGRRVHVWTVNTDEELALCQELGVEAIITDRPAYMLERLRG, from the coding sequence ATGCAGGTCGTCGCGCACCGCGGTGCCAGCCACGAGATCGCCGAGCACACGCTGGGTGCCTATCTCGCCGCCATCGAGACCGGCGCCGACGGCCTCGAGTGCGACGTACGCCTGACGGCCGACGGGCACCTGGTCTGCGTGCACGACCGCAACCTCGTGCGAACGGCGAGCAACAAGGGCGTCATCTCGACGATGGACCTCGACGAGCTCGACGCCTTCGACTTCTCGTCGTGGAAGAAGCCGTGGAGCGACCTCGACGACGAGGCTCCCGACATGGATCCCGAGCTCGGCAAGGTCCTCACGATGCGCAAGCTCCTCGAGACGGTGGCCGGCGCCGATCGCCGGATCGAGGTCGCGATCGAGACCAAGCACCCCACGAGGTTCGGTGGGTTGGTCGAGCGTCGGCTGATCCAGCTCCTGGACGAATTCGGCTGGACGGGCGGGGACTCCCCGGTGCGGGTGATGAGCTTCTCGTTCACCGCCCTGCAACGAGTCGAGAGGCTGGCTCCCGAGCTTCCCATCGTGCAGCTGGTCGACAAGGCCCACCACTGGCCGATGCTGCGTCGAGTGATCCCCCGTGACTGGATCGTGGGACCCGGCATCGGTGAGCTGATCGATCATCCCGGCCTGGGTCGTCGGTTGCGTGAGGCCGGCCGGCGGGTGCACGTGTGGACGGTCAACACCGACGAGGAGCTGGCGCTGTGCCAGGAGCTCGGCGTCGAGGCGATCATCACCGACCGGCCGGCCTACATGCTGGAGCGCCTGCGCGGGTAG
- a CDS encoding arginine deiminase gives MFTHGADSEVGTLKTVMLHRPGPELKRLTPRNSDRLLFDGIPWVSRAQEEHDAFAEALRNRGVEVLYLTELLTETLASEDARNHAITTALSGLHLGDTLRTYLASALRDCTPEELTGYLTAGIRNDEVRGGHGLVTALLPQEEFLIDPLPNLLFTRDSSVWIQDRVAITSLAMPARARETQLTELIYDRHPRFSEAPGGTRKIHGWHHEHVEGGDVLLLAPGVIAVGVGERTTPAGVERLARQVFHSGLAHTVLAVPIAQERATMHLDTVCTMVDVDKIVMYPNVADSLRAFTVTSNKVEAESYADLQLHVSESEPFLVAAAKAMEIDTLHQIDTGLDPVAAEREQWDDGNNTLAIAPRVAVAYVRNDGTNDRLEEAGIEVIKIEGSEVGSGRGGPRCMSCPISRESLTVD, from the coding sequence ATGTTCACGCACGGAGCCGACAGCGAAGTCGGGACCCTCAAGACAGTCATGCTGCACCGTCCCGGACCGGAGCTGAAGCGGCTGACCCCGCGCAACAGTGACCGTCTGCTGTTCGACGGGATCCCGTGGGTGAGCCGGGCCCAGGAGGAGCACGACGCGTTCGCCGAGGCCCTGCGCAACCGTGGCGTCGAGGTGCTCTACCTGACCGAGCTGCTCACCGAGACGTTGGCCAGCGAGGACGCCCGCAACCACGCGATCACGACCGCCCTGTCGGGCCTGCACCTCGGCGACACCCTGCGCACCTACCTGGCCTCCGCGCTGCGCGACTGCACCCCCGAGGAGCTCACCGGCTACCTCACGGCCGGCATCCGCAACGACGAGGTGCGGGGTGGGCACGGCCTGGTCACGGCACTGTTGCCGCAGGAGGAGTTCCTGATCGACCCGCTGCCGAACCTGCTGTTCACCCGCGACTCGAGCGTGTGGATCCAGGACCGGGTCGCGATCACCTCCCTCGCCATGCCTGCGCGTGCCCGCGAGACCCAGCTGACCGAGCTGATCTATGACCGGCACCCGCGCTTCAGCGAGGCCCCCGGCGGCACCCGCAAGATCCACGGATGGCACCACGAGCACGTCGAGGGCGGCGACGTCCTGCTGCTGGCACCGGGAGTCATCGCGGTCGGTGTCGGTGAGCGGACCACCCCCGCCGGCGTGGAGCGGCTCGCCCGGCAGGTGTTCCACTCCGGCCTGGCCCACACGGTGCTGGCCGTGCCGATCGCGCAGGAGCGCGCCACCATGCACCTCGACACTGTCTGCACGATGGTCGACGTCGACAAGATCGTGATGTACCCCAACGTCGCCGACTCCCTCCGCGCCTTCACCGTCACCTCCAACAAGGTCGAGGCGGAGAGCTACGCCGACCTGCAGCTCCACGTCTCCGAGTCCGAGCCGTTCTTGGTCGCCGCGGCCAAGGCGATGGAGATCGACACGCTGCACCAGATCGACACCGGTCTCGACCCGGTCGCCGCCGAGCGCGAGCAGTGGGACGACGGCAACAACACCCTGGCCATCGCCCCGCGGGTGGCGGTGGCCTACGTGCGCAACGACGGCACCAACGACCGCCTCGAGGAGGCCGGCATCGAGGTCATCAAGATCGAGGGCTCCGAGGTGGGCTCGGGTCGCGGCGGCCCGCGTTGCATGTCGTGCCCGATCTCGCGGGAGTCGCTGACCGTCGACTGA
- the pheA gene encoding prephenate dehydratase produces MPGVPPARYAYLGPEGTFTEQAARSLPAADRAELTPCTTVTLALDAVRGGEAAGAVVPIENSVEGSVPVTLDELATGDPLMITREMTVPIQFSLVARPGTRADDVRRVATHPHAAAQTRRWVATHLPGVQVVHAPSTAAAAAGLADGTADWDAAISAPLSAAHYRLTELATHIADTADAQTRFVLVTRPGAPAPPTGADKTSLVVFIRDDHPGALLEILEEFSLRGVNLSRIESRPTGQGLGRYCFSIDCEGHLHEARVGEVLTGLHRTCDDVRFLGSYERADGERTSVRAGTADADFGEAARWLARLRDGH; encoded by the coding sequence ATGCCCGGAGTCCCGCCCGCCAGATACGCCTACCTCGGCCCCGAGGGAACCTTCACGGAGCAGGCGGCTCGCTCGCTGCCCGCCGCCGACCGAGCCGAGCTGACCCCGTGCACGACGGTCACGCTCGCGCTCGATGCGGTGCGCGGGGGCGAGGCCGCGGGCGCCGTGGTACCCATCGAGAACTCGGTCGAGGGCTCGGTGCCGGTGACGTTGGACGAGCTGGCGACCGGCGACCCGCTGATGATCACCCGGGAGATGACCGTGCCGATCCAGTTCTCCCTGGTCGCGCGACCCGGCACCCGCGCCGACGACGTACGCCGGGTGGCCACGCACCCGCACGCCGCGGCGCAGACCCGGCGCTGGGTGGCCACCCACCTGCCCGGGGTCCAGGTCGTGCACGCGCCCTCGACCGCGGCGGCAGCCGCAGGCCTGGCCGACGGAACAGCCGACTGGGACGCCGCCATCAGCGCGCCGTTGTCGGCCGCGCACTACCGCCTGACTGAGCTCGCCACGCACATTGCCGACACCGCCGACGCCCAGACCCGCTTCGTGCTGGTCACGCGCCCGGGAGCACCGGCCCCGCCGACCGGCGCCGACAAGACCTCGTTGGTGGTGTTCATCCGCGACGACCACCCGGGCGCCCTGCTGGAGATCCTCGAGGAGTTCTCGCTGCGCGGGGTGAACCTGTCGCGCATCGAGTCCCGACCCACCGGGCAGGGCCTGGGTCGCTACTGCTTCTCGATCGACTGCGAGGGCCACCTCCACGAGGCCCGGGTCGGCGAGGTGCTGACCGGGCTGCACCGCACCTGCGACGACGTCCGGTTCCTCGGCTCCTACGAACGCGCCGACGGCGAGCGTACGTCGGTGCGCGCCGGCACCGCCGATGCCGACTTCGGCGAGGCGGCCAGGTGGCTGGCACGCCTCCGCGACGGCCACTGA
- a CDS encoding DUF5926 family protein encodes MGKSSRKKNRDAAAPVEGAVGPRQPCPCGSGRRYKACHGAADGPPPAFVARPFEGLSFETDLIALRELVPAATAPLKLKDGDRVVRLCTLLPGAAPAMVRDDGAIWLGLQVQHNFGDPARDLGAVLLKALDAEAGVVGLTDAPGDGPRLQDLVVDEPLDITVHDGFGYWIDDVEEQSPAMLAALEQANGAVSPTARLSGVEAAYWTNVGPKEHLRWVMPEPEDDLLDALAKLHVQGKDVIAEGARLVGMFRAHGLLVPVWDLPVGTGADVLEEPARTFAAALAETLASGKELTSEERAARSGLANRQVTIR; translated from the coding sequence ATGGGAAAGAGCTCACGCAAGAAGAACCGCGACGCCGCAGCGCCTGTCGAAGGTGCGGTCGGTCCTCGCCAGCCCTGTCCGTGTGGCTCCGGCCGTCGGTACAAGGCGTGCCACGGTGCCGCCGACGGGCCGCCGCCGGCGTTCGTCGCCCGGCCGTTCGAGGGGCTGTCGTTCGAGACCGACCTGATCGCCCTGCGCGAGCTGGTCCCTGCGGCGACCGCGCCGTTGAAGCTCAAGGACGGCGACCGTGTCGTGCGACTGTGCACGCTGCTGCCCGGCGCCGCCCCCGCGATGGTGCGCGACGACGGCGCGATCTGGTTGGGCCTGCAGGTCCAGCACAACTTCGGGGACCCGGCCCGCGACCTGGGTGCGGTGCTGCTGAAGGCGCTGGACGCCGAGGCTGGCGTGGTCGGCCTGACCGACGCTCCGGGCGACGGCCCGCGACTGCAGGACCTCGTGGTCGACGAACCCCTGGACATCACCGTCCACGACGGGTTCGGCTACTGGATCGATGACGTCGAGGAGCAGTCACCGGCGATGCTGGCCGCACTCGAGCAGGCCAACGGTGCGGTCAGCCCGACCGCCCGGCTGTCGGGTGTCGAGGCGGCCTACTGGACCAACGTGGGCCCCAAGGAGCACCTGCGCTGGGTGATGCCGGAGCCCGAGGACGACCTGCTCGACGCCCTCGCCAAGCTGCACGTGCAGGGCAAGGACGTGATCGCCGAGGGCGCCCGTCTGGTCGGCATGTTCCGGGCCCACGGACTGCTCGTCCCGGTGTGGGACCTTCCGGTGGGAACCGGTGCCGACGTGCTCGAGGAGCCGGCCCGGACCTTCGCCGCAGCCCTTGCGGAGACACTTGCTTCCGGCAAGGAACTGACGTCCGAGGAGAGGGCCGCGCGGTCCGGCCTGGCCAACCGCCAGGTCACGATTCGTTGA